A genomic region of Caulobacter vibrioides contains the following coding sequences:
- a CDS encoding diacylglycerol/lipid kinase family protein, with protein sequence MKRIDVVANIASGSVGPDGPEIAERLLAEYGVTGVVHAPAPSELIDCLRAVIDGAPDAVLVLAGDGTARAAAEMAGAKGPLIAPLPGGTMNMLPHALYGERPWEEVMRDCLGDGEARMISGGEVGGRLFFVAAILGSPALWATAREAAREGRIDLALARARRAFRRAFSGRLRYALDGRPKGKAEALTFLCPLVSSALDADEQALEAAALDPSGAVEVFRLGMNAMLGQWREDPSVSVGRCRSGRIWANGRIPAILDGEPARLPPETAIHFRPEAFRALVPANP encoded by the coding sequence ATGAAGCGCATCGACGTCGTCGCCAACATCGCCTCGGGCTCGGTCGGACCAGACGGCCCCGAGATCGCCGAACGCCTGCTCGCAGAGTACGGCGTGACCGGCGTCGTCCACGCCCCCGCGCCGAGCGAGCTGATCGATTGCCTTAGGGCGGTGATCGATGGAGCGCCAGACGCCGTCCTCGTCCTGGCCGGTGACGGCACCGCGCGCGCCGCGGCCGAAATGGCCGGCGCTAAGGGCCCGCTGATCGCGCCGCTGCCGGGCGGAACCATGAACATGCTGCCGCACGCCCTCTATGGCGAACGCCCCTGGGAAGAGGTCATGCGCGACTGCCTCGGCGATGGCGAAGCACGGATGATCTCCGGCGGCGAGGTCGGCGGACGCCTGTTCTTCGTCGCCGCCATCCTGGGCAGCCCCGCCCTGTGGGCCACGGCGCGCGAGGCGGCCCGCGAAGGGCGTATCGACCTGGCCCTCGCCCGCGCCCGGCGCGCCTTTCGTCGCGCCTTTTCCGGTCGCCTACGCTACGCGCTCGACGGGCGTCCCAAGGGCAAGGCCGAGGCCCTGACCTTTTTGTGCCCGCTGGTGTCCAGCGCGCTCGACGCCGACGAACAAGCGCTGGAGGCCGCCGCCCTGGACCCCAGCGGCGCAGTTGAGGTGTTCCGCCTGGGCATGAACGCCATGCTCGGCCAATGGCGCGAGGATCCTTCGGTGTCAGTCGGCCGCTGTCGCTCGGGCCGAATCTGGGCCAATGGGCGCATCCCCGCCATCCTGGACGGCGAGCCGGCCCGCCTGCCTCCCGAGACCGCGATCCACTTCAGGCCCGAAGCCTTTCGGGCGCTGGTGCCCGCGAACCCATGA
- a CDS encoding metallophosphoesterase family protein — protein MKLVQLSDIHFGGENVEAVAAAGAWIRAAAPDLVVVAGDLTLDGKASEFDAAAAWLDTLPRPMIVTPGNHDTPFVGPGELWERFTHPWRRFCDRFGAEDGARWRGPGVTLTTLNTARAAQLRWNWSKGAVGRHQIRRVVSELEAAPAGDLRIVVCHHPLMEILGGPMTARVHGGEDAASQFVKAGADVILSGHIHLPFVTPLPFGDGRTQAIGSGTLSQRERGAAPGFNVIEVAPDGVQVNAMAYAHGGFEAWRSWAIDRRL, from the coding sequence ATGAAGCTGGTCCAGCTTTCGGACATCCATTTCGGCGGCGAGAATGTCGAGGCCGTGGCGGCCGCCGGGGCGTGGATTCGCGCGGCCGCGCCCGACCTTGTCGTGGTGGCGGGCGACCTCACCCTGGATGGGAAGGCCTCTGAGTTCGACGCGGCGGCGGCTTGGCTGGACACCCTGCCTCGGCCGATGATCGTCACGCCCGGCAATCACGACACGCCGTTCGTGGGTCCCGGCGAGCTCTGGGAGCGGTTCACCCACCCCTGGCGACGCTTCTGCGACCGATTCGGCGCGGAGGACGGCGCGCGCTGGCGCGGCCCCGGCGTGACGCTCACCACGCTGAACACCGCCCGCGCCGCGCAGCTGCGCTGGAACTGGTCAAAAGGCGCGGTGGGCCGACACCAGATTCGACGCGTGGTGAGCGAGCTTGAGGCCGCCCCAGCCGGGGACCTGCGCATCGTGGTCTGTCACCACCCGCTGATGGAGATTCTGGGCGGGCCGATGACCGCCCGCGTGCATGGCGGCGAGGACGCCGCCAGCCAGTTCGTGAAGGCCGGCGCCGACGTGATCCTGTCAGGTCACATCCATCTGCCGTTCGTCACGCCGCTGCCGTTCGGCGACGGGCGAACCCAGGCGATAGGGTCCGGCACTCTGTCCCAGCGCGAGCGGGGCGCCGCGCCCGGATTCAACGTGATCGAGGTCGCGCCCGACGGCGTGCAGGTAAACGCCATGGCCTATGCGCACGGCGGCTTCGAGGCCTGGCGGAGCTGGGCGATCGATCGACGCCTCTGA
- a CDS encoding OmpA family protein has protein sequence MKTVRTMILSGAVLAIAGCAQTEGPFRILRKPVAVAPSVCAGFQASLYFDRDSAQLTREARMVLGDAKVRARNCVVRSVRVVGLADAVGAPEANLALSRRRAEAVSRALARVGFAKAEVDVAAVGDAGSVSASGANAPLRRRADVLFDLAPR, from the coding sequence ATGAAGACCGTACGAACCATGATCCTGAGCGGTGCGGTGCTGGCGATCGCCGGATGCGCCCAGACCGAAGGACCGTTCCGGATCCTGCGAAAGCCGGTGGCGGTCGCGCCGTCTGTCTGCGCCGGTTTCCAGGCCTCGCTCTATTTCGACCGCGATAGCGCCCAGCTCACACGCGAGGCGCGGATGGTGCTGGGCGACGCCAAGGTCCGGGCGCGAAACTGCGTGGTGCGTTCGGTGCGGGTGGTCGGCCTTGCCGACGCCGTGGGCGCGCCTGAGGCCAATCTTGCGCTGTCCCGCCGGCGGGCCGAGGCGGTGTCGCGAGCCCTGGCTCGCGTCGGCTTCGCCAAGGCGGAGGTGGATGTGGCGGCGGTCGGTGACGCGGGATCGGTTTCTGCATCCGGCGCTAATGCGCCCCTGCGCCGGCGCGCCGACGTCCTGTTCGACCTGGCGCCGCGCTGA
- a CDS encoding superoxide dismutase, whose protein sequence is MTYTLPDLPYAYDALEPTISANTLRFHHDKHHAAYVTALNGLLNGDDKGSLEAVIKGAGPGKVFNNAAQAWNHAFFWDGLSPTKTAPGAELAAAIDATFGGMDALKEKFVAEGIGHFGSGWVWLVSDASGALKIISTHDAESPVTQDLTALVVADVWEHAYYLDYQNLRKGFLEAVFDNLINWTLADSQYAAAKSGAQGWAYPAPQ, encoded by the coding sequence ATGACGTACACGCTTCCCGACCTGCCCTACGCCTATGACGCGCTGGAGCCGACCATCTCGGCCAACACCCTGCGCTTCCACCACGACAAGCACCACGCCGCCTACGTCACGGCCCTCAACGGCCTGCTGAACGGCGACGACAAGGGCTCGCTGGAAGCGGTGATCAAGGGCGCCGGCCCCGGCAAGGTGTTCAACAACGCCGCCCAGGCCTGGAACCACGCCTTCTTCTGGGACGGCCTGTCGCCGACCAAGACCGCGCCGGGCGCCGAGCTGGCCGCCGCCATCGACGCCACCTTCGGCGGCATGGACGCCCTGAAGGAAAAGTTCGTCGCCGAGGGCATCGGTCACTTCGGTTCGGGCTGGGTGTGGCTGGTCTCGGACGCCTCGGGCGCCCTGAAGATCATCTCGACCCACGACGCCGAGAGCCCGGTCACCCAGGACCTGACGGCCCTGGTCGTCGCCGACGTTTGGGAGCACGCCTACTATCTGGACTACCAGAACCTGCGGAAGGGCTTCCTGGAAGCGGTCTTCGACAACCTGATCAACTGGACCCTGGCCGACAGCCAGTATGCGGCCGCCAAGTCGGGCGCCCAGGGCTGGGCCTATCCGGCTCCGCAATAG
- a CDS encoding YMGG-like glycine zipper-containing protein: MKTTMIALMGVGVLAAACTSTGNVERNAAGGAALGAVAGAVIGNNVGSGSAGKGAAIGAAIGGAAGAVKGCREDGGCGAAEVNRRRYYDERTGRYYYYDARSGRYFWENGAPR; the protein is encoded by the coding sequence ATGAAGACGACCATGATCGCCCTGATGGGCGTCGGCGTGCTCGCCGCGGCGTGCACCTCGACCGGCAATGTGGAGCGGAACGCCGCCGGCGGCGCGGCGCTGGGCGCCGTCGCGGGCGCGGTGATCGGCAACAATGTGGGCAGCGGCAGCGCCGGCAAAGGCGCAGCGATCGGCGCGGCGATCGGCGGCGCGGCGGGCGCGGTGAAGGGCTGTCGCGAGGACGGCGGTTGCGGCGCCGCCGAGGTCAACCGCCGCCGGTATTACGACGAGCGTACGGGACGTTACTATTACTACGATGCGCGCAGCGGCCGTTACTTCTGGGAGAACGGCGCGCCCCGCTAG